A stretch of Edaphobacter lichenicola DNA encodes these proteins:
- a CDS encoding molybdopterin oxidoreductase family protein, protein MSSLFTRFKRLVGIDIRSDKYTYAKDPDFGYTATSRIPEKWVKTTCGYCSVGCGMLLGVRDHKAVAVRGNPDHPVNRGKLCPKGLSEHHILAAPGRAKQPLLRKNGVLTSVSWDEALDTMVERFRDIQKRHGNDSLGVVGTGQLLTEEFYTLGKLVQLGLRTRNHDGNTTLCMASAVSGYKLSFGSDGPPGSYADMESADVILLIGANIADNHPILCHRVDRGPGTKPRRLIVVDPRVTKTAMMADLHLPVKPRSDIALINGIAHILIREGLINYDYIEQHTNGFEEFANFVSAFTPTHVALITGLTETQITETALLYGRAKSAFIGWTMGVNHSTQGAVTVAAINNLALITGNIGRTGAAPFSITGQCNAMGTREAGFTSSLPGYRKFDNPQDREALARIWNIPVDRIPTARGLAYPDIIEAAVQGKIKALWFIATNPAVSFPNYKLLEQALRSVEFLVVQDGFHPTSTSEFAHLVLPAAIWGEKEGTYTNSERRISKANPAVPPPGEARPDFDIFLDIADRLGVKAELYPNWTSPHDAYQEWQRVSAGRMCDYSNFSWQQIDDANGLQWGGESLYRDGIFPTTDGRAILHNVPCDPFKEQPDAEFSFILNTGRTVEHWHTRTKTAEVDLLNNMVPNAWLEMNPLDAANLELKPHDRVTVRSRRGAVADLELRITGIVAPGQVFMPFHFAETNSNIVTLGDFDPISREPNFKQCAVRIERTPMRDRRSPRRK, encoded by the coding sequence ATGAGCTCCCTCTTCACCCGATTCAAACGTCTCGTCGGCATCGATATCCGCAGCGACAAGTACACCTACGCCAAAGATCCCGACTTCGGCTACACCGCAACCTCACGCATTCCCGAAAAGTGGGTCAAGACTACCTGCGGCTACTGCTCCGTCGGCTGCGGCATGCTGCTCGGTGTGCGCGACCACAAGGCCGTCGCCGTCCGCGGCAATCCCGACCATCCCGTCAACCGTGGCAAACTATGCCCAAAGGGCCTCTCCGAGCATCACATTCTCGCTGCTCCCGGCCGCGCCAAACAGCCTCTGCTCCGAAAGAATGGTGTGCTCACTTCCGTCTCTTGGGACGAAGCCCTCGACACCATGGTCGAACGTTTCCGCGATATCCAGAAGCGTCACGGCAATGACTCGCTCGGCGTCGTCGGAACCGGCCAACTTCTCACCGAAGAGTTCTACACCCTCGGCAAACTCGTCCAGCTCGGCCTGCGCACTCGCAATCACGATGGAAACACCACCCTCTGCATGGCCTCCGCCGTCTCCGGCTACAAGCTTTCCTTCGGCTCCGACGGCCCGCCCGGTTCCTACGCAGACATGGAGTCCGCCGATGTCATTCTCCTCATAGGCGCCAACATCGCCGACAACCACCCCATCCTCTGCCACCGCGTCGACCGTGGCCCTGGCACCAAACCACGCAGGCTGATTGTCGTCGACCCGCGCGTCACCAAAACCGCGATGATGGCCGACCTCCACCTCCCCGTAAAACCGCGCTCCGATATCGCTCTGATCAATGGCATTGCTCACATCCTCATTCGCGAGGGATTGATCAACTACGACTACATCGAGCAGCACACCAACGGATTCGAAGAGTTCGCAAACTTTGTCTCCGCCTTCACACCAACGCACGTCGCCCTCATCACCGGCCTCACCGAGACCCAAATCACCGAGACCGCTCTCCTCTACGGCCGCGCCAAATCCGCCTTCATCGGCTGGACAATGGGTGTCAACCACTCGACGCAAGGCGCAGTCACCGTTGCAGCGATCAACAACCTCGCCCTGATCACCGGCAATATCGGTCGCACCGGCGCTGCCCCTTTCTCCATCACCGGCCAATGCAACGCCATGGGCACTCGCGAGGCTGGCTTCACCTCATCCCTCCCCGGCTATCGCAAGTTCGACAACCCCCAGGATCGCGAAGCCCTCGCCCGCATCTGGAACATCCCCGTCGACCGCATCCCCACTGCCCGCGGCTTAGCCTACCCCGACATCATCGAAGCTGCCGTGCAGGGAAAGATCAAGGCCCTTTGGTTCATCGCAACCAACCCCGCTGTCTCCTTCCCTAACTACAAGCTTCTCGAACAAGCCCTCCGCTCCGTCGAGTTCCTCGTCGTCCAGGACGGCTTCCACCCCACCTCCACAAGCGAATTCGCTCATCTCGTCCTGCCCGCCGCTATCTGGGGCGAAAAAGAAGGCACCTACACGAACTCTGAGCGTCGCATCTCTAAGGCCAACCCTGCCGTCCCCCCTCCCGGCGAAGCCCGCCCCGACTTCGACATCTTTTTAGACATTGCTGATCGTTTAGGAGTTAAAGCCGAGCTCTACCCAAACTGGACGTCCCCGCACGACGCTTACCAGGAATGGCAACGAGTCTCCGCTGGCCGTATGTGCGACTATTCCAACTTCTCGTGGCAACAGATCGATGACGCCAACGGCCTGCAATGGGGCGGCGAATCTCTCTACCGCGACGGCATCTTTCCCACCACAGACGGTCGCGCTATCCTCCACAACGTGCCCTGCGATCCATTCAAGGAGCAGCCCGACGCCGAGTTCAGCTTCATCCTCAATACCGGCCGCACCGTCGAACACTGGCACACCCGCACCAAGACCGCCGAAGTCGATCTTCTCAACAACATGGTCCCCAACGCTTGGCTCGAGATGAACCCACTCGATGCCGCCAACCTCGAACTCAAACCACATGACCGCGTCACCGTCCGCAGTCGCCGCGGTGCTGTTGCCGACCTCGAACTCCGCATCACCGGGATCGTCGCCCCCGGCCAGGTATTCATGCCCTTCCACTTCGCCGAGACCAACTCCAACATCGTCACCCTCGGCGACTTCGACCCCATCTCTCGAGAACCCAACTTCAAACAATGTGCCGTCCGAATCGAACGCACCCCAATGCGAGACCGCCGATCTCCGCGCCGGAAATAA
- a CDS encoding DmsC/YnfH family molybdoenzyme membrane anchor subunit, which produces MPLPLHELAHTDPTNSIVRLTENGLEFFSLATPQVEVKTTLIPDRPLEPGEQYRFHFDMTKCIGCRSCEVACNEQNNTPADLRWRRVGEIEGGTYPNTDRFYLSMGCNHCLSADCIKGCPVDAYTKDPLTGIVLHSADACIGCQYCVWNCPYSVPQFNPERGVVGKCDMCHGRLTDGLEPACVNACPEAAIEIEIVNQLEWRSDYAAGNAPGMPNAGVTISTTRITLPENAQATLERVDIETLRPEHPHWSLVWMTSLIQLSVGTLVAALLSHHDAPIALTLILALTAFTLNISILHLGRPAYAWRALKMWRRSWLSREVLLFGLFFITLTALTAVTWLSTLHLAPDMALILLALKVLASTFGIAGILASAYIYLVPARPAWNTPHTPLDFALSSAALGSAAAPILINTTNFLRAFHAFTPSSSANFPLWPLILSSALWGLNHIVRTIRLHHASVYERRATATLLNTHDLRGIFLVSFAFMGLAILLSLAGMPLFALPAALAGVISARYLFFVSVVPLNMALTFVRSVHA; this is translated from the coding sequence ATGCCACTCCCGCTCCACGAACTCGCGCACACCGACCCTACGAACTCCATCGTGCGCTTGACGGAGAACGGTCTCGAATTCTTTTCCCTCGCTACACCACAAGTCGAAGTTAAGACCACGCTCATCCCGGACCGTCCTCTCGAGCCTGGCGAGCAGTACCGCTTCCACTTCGATATGACCAAGTGCATCGGCTGCCGCTCCTGCGAGGTCGCCTGCAACGAGCAGAACAACACCCCCGCCGATCTTCGCTGGCGGCGCGTCGGAGAGATCGAAGGCGGTACCTATCCCAACACCGACCGCTTCTATCTCTCGATGGGCTGCAACCATTGCCTCAGTGCCGACTGCATCAAGGGCTGCCCCGTTGATGCGTACACCAAGGACCCCCTCACCGGAATCGTCCTCCACTCCGCAGACGCCTGCATCGGCTGTCAGTACTGCGTCTGGAACTGCCCCTACTCCGTCCCTCAGTTCAATCCCGAGCGTGGCGTCGTCGGCAAGTGCGACATGTGCCACGGGCGCCTCACCGACGGACTCGAACCCGCCTGCGTCAACGCCTGCCCTGAGGCTGCAATCGAAATTGAGATCGTCAATCAACTCGAATGGCGCAGCGACTACGCCGCCGGCAATGCACCCGGCATGCCCAACGCAGGCGTCACCATCTCCACGACACGCATCACCCTCCCCGAGAACGCTCAGGCCACTCTCGAACGAGTCGACATCGAGACCCTCCGCCCCGAACATCCCCACTGGTCTCTCGTCTGGATGACCTCGCTCATCCAACTCTCCGTCGGAACCCTCGTTGCCGCACTCCTCTCCCACCACGACGCTCCCATCGCTCTCACGCTGATCCTAGCCCTCACCGCATTCACGCTGAACATCTCCATCCTTCACCTCGGCCGCCCCGCCTATGCCTGGCGAGCACTCAAGATGTGGCGTCGCTCCTGGCTCTCACGCGAAGTTCTTCTCTTCGGCCTTTTTTTCATCACCCTCACCGCCCTCACAGCAGTCACATGGCTCAGTACGCTGCATCTCGCCCCGGATATGGCGCTGATTCTACTGGCGCTGAAAGTTCTCGCATCAACCTTCGGGATTGCAGGCATCCTCGCTAGTGCCTACATCTACCTCGTCCCCGCGCGACCCGCTTGGAACACTCCCCACACTCCCCTTGACTTCGCCCTCAGCTCCGCCGCTCTCGGTTCTGCCGCCGCGCCAATTCTCATCAACACAACAAATTTCCTCAGAGCATTCCACGCCTTCACTCCCTCATCCTCTGCGAACTTTCCCCTCTGGCCCCTTATCCTCTCCTCCGCTCTGTGGGGCCTGAATCATATCGTCCGCACCATCCGACTCCACCACGCATCTGTATACGAGCGCCGCGCCACTGCCACCCTCCTCAATACCCACGACCTCCGCGGTATCTTCCTTGTATCCTTCGCCTTCATGGGCCTGGCAATTCTGCTCTCGCTCGCAGGCATGCCCCTGTTCGCTCTCCCGGCAGCACTCGCCGGAGTTATCTCAGCTCGCTATCTCTTCTTCGTCTCGGTTGTACCCCTCAATATGGCGCTCACCTTCGTCAGGAGCGTCCACGCATGA
- a CDS encoding NirA family protein, whose protein sequence is MSSNTVINSAEFTSEQKEYLQGFFAGIGQRGFSPFVGHTAEGLITNDPASGLPNQAIESEPLWFNAPVSDLSREERWKFEQDPFTIWEKLLQYSNQNQPPTEDDRFRIKYFGLFYVAPAQDSFMLRLRVPGGILTTHQLRGLAKMAQDWGSGRADLTTRSNLQIREFQPKDIVRVLNRVQSLGMTSRGAGADNIRNITASPTTGLDSQELLDVAPLADALQAYISNSPDMYELPRKFNVAFDNGGTISVVADTNDIGFVAVEVGEGRSVPAGIYFRVLLSGITGHRQFAADCGILLRPDQAVSVAAAMIRVFTQHGDRTNRKKARLKYLIDAWGVERFLSETEKLLAFPLIHIPAGECEPRRPIDRTAHIGIHSQSQPDLNYIGLSIPVGRLPVAQMRSIADIADRFGSGEVRLTVWQNLLIPNIPTHQLATAQQDLTIAGLNYKAGTVLSGTVACTGNQGCRFSASDTKTHAVSLANLLDERFPILDQPINLHVTGCHHSCAQHYIGDLGLMGAKVGDDEGYQVVIGGGADQDQGLARELIPVIRFAELPPKMESLFAAYTQLRNSEESFLTFTRRHSIAELQSFCNLQENS, encoded by the coding sequence ATGAGCAGCAACACCGTTATCAATTCGGCAGAGTTTACCAGCGAGCAGAAGGAATATCTTCAGGGTTTCTTCGCAGGCATCGGTCAGCGCGGGTTCAGTCCTTTTGTCGGTCATACCGCCGAGGGGTTAATCACCAACGATCCAGCATCTGGCCTACCTAACCAAGCCATCGAATCTGAACCACTGTGGTTCAACGCTCCCGTCTCCGATCTCTCCAGAGAAGAGCGTTGGAAGTTCGAGCAGGATCCATTCACCATCTGGGAGAAGCTTCTCCAATACTCCAATCAGAACCAGCCCCCAACTGAGGACGACCGCTTCCGCATCAAGTACTTCGGCCTCTTCTACGTCGCCCCCGCGCAGGACTCCTTCATGCTCCGCCTTCGCGTTCCCGGTGGCATCCTCACCACTCATCAGCTACGCGGGCTTGCCAAGATGGCGCAGGACTGGGGCTCCGGCCGCGCCGACCTCACCACCCGCAGCAATCTTCAGATTCGAGAGTTCCAGCCCAAAGATATCGTCCGTGTCCTCAATCGCGTTCAGTCGCTGGGCATGACCTCGCGTGGTGCCGGCGCTGACAACATCCGCAACATCACCGCGTCTCCCACTACCGGTCTCGATTCCCAGGAACTGCTCGACGTCGCCCCTCTCGCCGATGCCCTTCAGGCCTACATTTCGAACTCTCCCGACATGTATGAGCTGCCGCGCAAGTTCAACGTCGCTTTCGATAATGGCGGCACAATCTCCGTCGTCGCTGACACCAACGACATAGGCTTCGTGGCCGTCGAAGTCGGCGAAGGTCGCAGCGTTCCTGCCGGCATCTACTTCCGCGTCCTGCTATCTGGCATCACTGGCCATCGTCAATTCGCTGCAGACTGTGGCATCCTCCTGCGTCCCGACCAGGCAGTCTCCGTGGCCGCAGCAATGATTCGTGTCTTCACACAACACGGCGATCGCACCAACCGCAAAAAAGCTCGGCTCAAATACCTTATCGACGCCTGGGGCGTTGAAAGATTCCTCAGCGAGACTGAAAAACTCCTCGCCTTTCCCCTCATTCATATCCCTGCCGGAGAATGCGAGCCACGTCGTCCAATCGATCGCACCGCGCACATCGGTATCCACTCGCAATCGCAGCCCGACCTCAACTACATCGGTCTCTCCATCCCAGTGGGCCGCCTGCCAGTTGCGCAGATGCGCTCCATTGCCGACATTGCAGACCGCTTCGGCTCAGGCGAGGTTCGCCTCACGGTTTGGCAAAACCTTCTCATCCCCAACATTCCTACACACCAACTCGCGACTGCACAGCAGGACCTCACCATCGCTGGCCTCAACTACAAAGCGGGCACCGTCCTCAGCGGTACAGTAGCCTGCACTGGCAACCAAGGCTGCCGCTTCTCCGCATCCGACACCAAGACCCACGCCGTCTCCCTCGCCAACCTCCTCGACGAGCGCTTCCCCATCCTCGACCAGCCCATCAACCTCCATGTCACCGGTTGCCATCACTCCTGTGCTCAGCACTACATCGGTGACCTCGGCCTTATGGGGGCTAAAGTCGGCGACGACGAGGGATACCAGGTTGTCATCGGTGGCGGTGCCGATCAGGACCAGGGCCTGGCCCGCGAGCTCATCCCAGTCATCCGCTTCGCTGAGCTTCCACCCAAAATGGAGAGTCTCTTCGCGGCCTACACCCAGCTTCGCAACTCAGAAGAATCGTTCCTTACCTTCACCCGTCGCCACAGCATCGCCGAACTCCAATCGTTCTGCAACCTGCAGGAAAACTCCTAA
- a CDS encoding transporter: protein MKPAVLLILLCSLFPSTVLAQSNFFHAWEDRVRATSAAQPAWPVPVVGSPSTIVQLARTDFLRQYTSTHTLTWNYDNGKGVNLIPFARTEFDINLPPYIQHNTPKAADGAGDFSVIAKYRPFAANVEQGNYSTLVQVTFSVPTGSYKNGTAVSTITPTGVLGKGFGNFDVQSALGVVLPTSSVPQIGRTIQWNTTAQYKVGKYFWPEVEANASYYHGGSTNDGKSQVFMTPGLMISKIKFRKDPKDRLGLVLGTGMQIATSSFHTYNHGLVLTGRIVF, encoded by the coding sequence ATGAAGCCTGCTGTTCTGCTTATACTTCTTTGCTCGCTGTTCCCTTCAACCGTCCTGGCACAGTCGAACTTCTTTCATGCCTGGGAGGACCGAGTACGTGCAACCTCCGCAGCGCAGCCGGCGTGGCCCGTGCCAGTGGTAGGCTCTCCTTCGACGATTGTGCAGTTGGCGCGGACGGATTTTTTACGTCAATACACGTCTACTCACACTCTTACGTGGAACTACGACAACGGCAAGGGTGTAAACCTCATTCCGTTTGCGCGGACAGAGTTCGACATCAATCTGCCGCCGTACATCCAGCACAATACGCCGAAGGCGGCGGATGGCGCTGGAGACTTCTCGGTGATCGCGAAATATAGACCGTTTGCGGCAAATGTGGAACAGGGAAACTACTCGACGCTCGTGCAGGTAACGTTCTCTGTGCCTACGGGAAGCTACAAAAATGGGACTGCGGTGTCGACGATAACTCCCACGGGTGTGCTCGGCAAAGGCTTTGGCAACTTCGACGTACAGTCCGCCCTGGGTGTAGTGCTGCCGACGAGTTCCGTGCCACAGATTGGCAGAACGATCCAGTGGAATACGACCGCGCAGTACAAGGTAGGAAAGTATTTCTGGCCAGAGGTGGAAGCGAATGCAAGCTACTATCACGGCGGCAGCACCAATGATGGTAAGAGTCAGGTGTTTATGACGCCTGGACTTATGATAAGCAAGATCAAGTTTCGCAAAGACCCGAAGGACAGATTGGGGTTAGTGCTGGGAACCGGGATGCAGATTGCGACATCCAGCTTCCACACCTACAACCACGGGCTGGTTTTGACTGGACGCATTGTGTTTTGA
- a CDS encoding uroporphyrinogen-III synthase: MKGHDLDKAGNGGNVAHASFNGLRVLSLESRRAKEVEKLIRTYGGEPIVVPSMREVGLESNEHVLEFAGKLLEGNYDLILFMTGVGVRAMLEIVQTRYDRDEFLAALRKVKIAARGAKPSSVLRDLKVAVDVTSEEPSTWRELLQAIEGTFGDSLGEMRVVVQEYGASNPELLAELSSRTRELTKVPVYQWALPEDLQPLRECVLGILNGMVDVVLFMTAVQIIHLFRVAEQMGVHEQLRETLRKTVVLSIGPTTSEELAHYGIEPDFEPSRPKMGFLVNEAAQYCSSLLEKKRNGEMGPVVSQPAGVDGAKQVRPAGVRRVAESTSTMAGFRDGLAEMDFLHEISSRMAAADSLHLVLDRIVDFIASVIPCDSCFLYVLEGENLMLRASKNPHADLIDHIGVQVGQGVTGWVAKHRQPVAIASAASSDPRFKAFKNIPEDHFEAMLCTPILCAGRVVGVINLQHRMSYRHTNEQVRLLSTLGFLVGAEIERARLETENTQLTSRLETRKAVDRAKSVLQRDLSLNEEDAYQMMQKESRQRRKSMREIADAILLAEDLRRTRSAN, from the coding sequence ATGAAAGGCCACGACCTTGATAAGGCTGGCAATGGAGGAAACGTGGCGCATGCGAGCTTCAACGGACTTCGCGTACTTTCGCTCGAATCTCGTCGAGCGAAAGAGGTCGAGAAGCTGATCCGCACATACGGCGGCGAGCCGATTGTTGTGCCGTCGATGCGTGAAGTAGGGTTGGAATCGAACGAGCATGTGCTGGAGTTTGCTGGGAAGCTGCTTGAGGGCAACTACGACCTGATCCTCTTCATGACGGGCGTCGGTGTACGTGCGATGCTGGAGATCGTTCAAACCCGATATGACAGAGATGAGTTTCTTGCGGCACTACGGAAGGTGAAGATTGCCGCGCGTGGTGCGAAGCCAAGCTCCGTGCTTCGTGACCTGAAGGTTGCGGTGGATGTCACATCGGAAGAGCCAAGCACCTGGCGTGAACTTCTGCAGGCGATCGAGGGAACGTTTGGTGATTCCCTGGGTGAGATGCGTGTGGTAGTGCAGGAGTATGGCGCCTCAAATCCGGAGCTGCTGGCTGAACTGAGCAGTCGCACTCGCGAACTGACGAAGGTGCCGGTGTATCAGTGGGCTTTGCCGGAAGACCTGCAACCTCTGCGAGAGTGCGTGCTGGGGATCTTGAACGGGATGGTGGACGTTGTGCTGTTCATGACCGCAGTACAGATCATCCATCTCTTTCGGGTTGCGGAACAAATGGGAGTACACGAGCAGCTGCGTGAGACACTGCGGAAGACCGTAGTGCTCTCAATCGGACCTACTACTTCGGAAGAACTGGCGCACTACGGGATCGAGCCGGACTTCGAGCCATCGCGCCCGAAGATGGGTTTCCTGGTGAATGAAGCGGCGCAATACTGCAGCAGTTTGCTGGAGAAGAAGCGCAATGGCGAGATGGGGCCTGTCGTCTCGCAGCCTGCCGGGGTAGATGGTGCGAAACAAGTGCGACCGGCAGGAGTGCGACGTGTGGCTGAGTCTACCTCAACCATGGCTGGGTTTCGTGATGGCCTGGCAGAGATGGACTTTTTGCATGAGATCAGCAGCCGCATGGCGGCAGCGGACTCTCTGCATCTGGTGCTGGATCGTATCGTCGACTTTATTGCGAGTGTGATTCCGTGTGACTCGTGCTTTCTCTATGTGCTGGAGGGCGAGAACCTGATGTTGCGTGCATCGAAAAATCCTCACGCGGACTTGATCGATCACATTGGTGTGCAGGTGGGGCAAGGGGTAACGGGATGGGTAGCGAAGCACCGGCAGCCTGTGGCGATCGCTTCGGCTGCTTCGAGTGATCCGCGGTTCAAGGCATTCAAGAATATTCCTGAAGACCACTTTGAGGCCATGTTGTGTACGCCTATTCTCTGTGCAGGACGAGTGGTAGGGGTGATCAATCTGCAGCACCGTATGTCTTACCGCCACACTAATGAGCAGGTAAGGCTGCTTTCGACGTTAGGTTTTCTAGTGGGTGCGGAGATTGAACGAGCGAGGCTGGAGACGGAAAATACACAACTGACCTCCAGGCTGGAGACGCGTAAGGCTGTGGACCGCGCAAAGAGCGTCTTGCAGCGTGATCTATCTTTGAACGAGGAAGATGCTTATCAAATGATGCAAAAGGAGAGCCGTCAACGGCGAAAATCGATGCGAGAAATCGCGGACGCAATTCTTCTGGCAGAGGATTTGAGGCGGACTCGATCAGCCAACTAA
- a CDS encoding diflavin oxidoreductase yields the protein MQIPPYIPDNAPFTPEQRNWLNGFLAGLYSTAGPVADPPPALKIAVLYASQSGTAESLARKVTKDLKEKGHIVSLISLEGYTPAALFAERYAILVASTYGEGDAPDAVQPFYEQLCLEHFPCCGNLNYAVLALGDSSYEHFCKFGKDLDNKLAALGGVRLADRVDCDVDLDASFAQWKTAVYACLDETIAAHPARTMRSSSAVSVTPVIPAASSDTDELPPTPAHNRTNPYLAPLVDKRPLTHEVSSKLTLHLAFNISDSSVTYEAGDACGVIPQNDLHSVGEILHRLNFSSQVPVQLPRSGTTTLHDALLNHLQITRLTRKMIEAYVTIGKQTAQCHTLSALLAPEQQAHLEKYTYDRGLIDLLHDYPNILHDPADLVAMLPNLSPRLYSISSSPYAHVGEIHTTVAVVRYHSHNRDRGGVCSTLLADRVPTGDRLPIYIQPNKKFRLPKDTDAPVIMIGPGTGIAPFRSFLHQRRVLGHTGRNWLFFGERSATTDFLYQDELQSMCSDGHLTRLDLAFSRDQDRKIYVQDRMLEQAATFYAWLEEGASIYVCGDASRMAKDVESTLHAIVEQQAALSREGATEYISQLKDQNRYHRDVY from the coding sequence ATGCAGATACCTCCCTACATTCCCGACAATGCACCCTTCACGCCCGAACAGCGCAACTGGCTCAACGGATTCCTCGCCGGCCTTTATTCCACCGCTGGCCCTGTCGCAGACCCGCCGCCTGCCCTCAAAATAGCCGTACTCTACGCCTCGCAGTCCGGTACCGCCGAAAGCCTTGCGCGCAAAGTCACCAAAGATCTCAAAGAGAAAGGCCACATCGTCTCACTCATCTCCCTTGAAGGCTATACTCCCGCCGCGCTCTTCGCAGAGCGTTACGCCATCCTCGTCGCAAGTACTTACGGCGAAGGTGACGCACCCGATGCTGTCCAGCCCTTCTATGAGCAACTCTGTCTTGAACACTTCCCCTGTTGCGGAAATCTCAACTATGCGGTCCTTGCGCTTGGCGACTCCAGCTATGAGCACTTCTGCAAATTCGGCAAGGATCTCGACAACAAACTAGCCGCTCTCGGTGGTGTACGTCTTGCTGACCGAGTTGACTGTGACGTCGATCTCGACGCCTCTTTTGCTCAATGGAAGACCGCTGTCTACGCCTGCCTCGACGAAACGATCGCGGCTCACCCCGCCCGCACTATGCGCTCTTCCTCGGCCGTCTCTGTAACGCCTGTCATCCCGGCGGCCTCCAGCGACACCGACGAACTCCCACCCACTCCTGCCCACAACCGGACCAACCCCTATCTCGCCCCTCTCGTCGACAAGCGTCCCCTTACCCACGAAGTATCAAGCAAGCTCACCTTGCATCTCGCTTTCAACATCAGCGACTCCTCTGTCACCTACGAAGCCGGCGACGCCTGTGGAGTCATTCCCCAGAATGATCTGCACTCGGTCGGAGAGATCCTTCACAGGCTCAATTTCAGCAGCCAGGTTCCTGTTCAGCTTCCCAGGTCTGGAACCACTACCCTTCACGACGCTCTCCTCAACCATCTCCAGATCACCCGCCTCACTCGAAAGATGATCGAGGCCTATGTCACCATCGGAAAACAGACCGCTCAGTGTCACACACTCTCTGCTCTCCTCGCCCCGGAGCAGCAAGCCCACCTCGAAAAGTACACCTACGACCGCGGTCTCATCGATCTACTCCATGACTACCCCAACATCCTGCACGATCCCGCCGATCTCGTCGCTATGCTGCCCAACCTCAGCCCCCGTCTCTACTCCATCTCCTCCAGCCCATATGCCCACGTTGGCGAGATCCACACAACCGTCGCTGTCGTCCGCTATCATTCGCACAACCGCGACCGCGGCGGCGTCTGTTCCACCCTTCTTGCCGATCGCGTCCCGACCGGCGACCGTCTGCCTATCTACATTCAGCCTAATAAAAAGTTTCGCCTGCCGAAAGATACAGACGCCCCCGTCATCATGATCGGTCCAGGCACCGGGATCGCGCCGTTCCGTAGCTTCCTGCACCAACGCCGCGTCCTTGGCCACACCGGACGCAATTGGCTCTTCTTCGGAGAGCGCAGCGCCACCACAGACTTCCTCTACCAGGACGAACTCCAGTCCATGTGCTCGGACGGGCATCTCACCCGCCTCGATCTCGCCTTCTCTCGTGATCAGGACCGCAAGATTTATGTCCAGGACCGCATGCTTGAGCAGGCCGCTACCTTCTACGCGTGGCTGGAAGAAGGTGCCAGCATCTATGTCTGTGGGGACGCCTCCCGAATGGCCAAAGACGTTGAATCTACCCTGCACGCCATCGTCGAACAGCAGGCCGCCCTGTCCCGCGAGGGCGCCACCGAATACATCAGCCAACTCAAAGATCAGAACCGCTATCACCGCGACGTCTACTAG